A portion of the Salvelinus fontinalis isolate EN_2023a chromosome 32, ASM2944872v1, whole genome shotgun sequence genome contains these proteins:
- the LOC129831193 gene encoding piggyBac transposable element-derived protein 4-like isoform X2, whose translation MVSKAALRSRSTRTDAEPRSDAIKSLDWEEDSNESAGDTPPRVTPRKESQSESGVKCSDSPEEPWLPCKGSQSTRTSSVKTDEDEAPLLSTLQPDQQRSPSVNLSTKTYSPRKRVPASPSLKSKVPRLSTPRKTSHLPHRTTESDQPWKTEKHPDEGPQPLRFCPSRPPGPQVDPSAMYSPLDLFQMFFTKVTVRTLCDNTNRQAARNIGRGKKFKWIDITVKEFYKFIGLVFFTALVKTKAISDYWITNSIFSIPFPATVMNRDRYRIISWNIHMSDPDEDAVNDSKKGTPEYDRLFRLKPLMNDIRHACMSCFHPHRNLAVDERMVASKARNGLIEYIKSKPTKFGFKIFVLADSSNGYTVDYAVYIGKNTFPVGFGICHDSVMSLVRPSVLGAGYHVYLDNYFSSPKLFKDLFDMKMGACGTMREGRLGFPRSEENALTKKSPRGSLRWIREGSLLFVKWKDAREVSMGTTIHQAYGGETIKRKRKNKDGKWSHESIPVPTPILEYNKNMGGVDLSDQLITYFSAHRKTMKWYRTLFYHFVDIATTNSYIIHKDLCKVNKMQPMTHKEFTQALVAQLCEVSIETQSKPTNTGHTPVPIKPVADKSKRSSAGRKRCELCKKSGHSKDTPWKCNECGVPLCVIPDRNCFHDWHNLEGMAPVEYQSSDS comes from the exons atggtatcaaaagcagcactaaggtccaggagcacgaggacagatgcagagcctcggtctgacgccattaaaag TCTTGATTGGGAAGAGGACTCAAATGAATCAGCAGGCGACACACCACCCAGAGTCACACCAAGGAAAGAAAGCCAATCTGAGAGCGGGGTAAAGTGTTCTGATTCTCCAGAAGAACCATGGTTACCATGCAAAGGTTCACAGTCAACAAGGACATCAAG TGTTAAAACTGATGAAGATGAAGCCCCACTGCTGAGCACCTTGCAGCCAGACCAGCAGCGTAGCCCGTCAGTGAATTTGTCAACAAAGACCTATTCTCCACGTAAAAGAGTGCCGGCCTCACCCTCATTAAAGTCCAAAGTACCACGTCTCTCAACCCCAAGAAAAACCTCTCACTTACCACACAGAACAACCGAGTCAGATCAGCCATGGAAAACGGAAAAACACCCTGATGAGGGTCCTCAACCTTTGAGATTTTGTCCAAGCAGACCTCCTGGACCTCAAGTAGATCCCTCAGCCATGTACTCACCGTTAGACTTATTTCAAATGTTTTTTACAAAAGTCACGGTCAGAACCCTCTGCGACAATACAAATAGACAAGCGGCTAGAAACATTGGTAGGGGCAAAAAGTTTAAGTGGATAGATATAACTGTGAAGGAGTTTTACAAATTCATTGGATTGGTCTTCTTTACTGCTCTGGTTAAGACAAAAGCTATCAGTGATTACTGGATAACAAACTCAATTTTCTCGATTCCGTTTCCAGCTACTGTGATGAACAGGGATAGATACAGAATCATATCATGGAACATTCACATGAGTGATCCTGATGAGGACGCTGTCAATGACAGTAAAAAGGGCACACCTGAATATGATAGGCTATTTCGGCTCAAACCACTAATGAATGACATTCGTCATGCCTGCATGTCCTGTTTCCACCCACATAGAAACCTGGCTGTAGATGAAAGGATGGTGGCATCAAAAGCAAGAAATGGGTTGATTGAATATATCAAGTCAAAGCCCACTAAATTTGGCTTTAAGATTTTTGTGTTAGCGGACTCCAGCAATGGCTATACAGTGGACTATGCTGTGTATATCGGCAAGAACACGTTTCCCGTTGGCTTTGGAATTTGTCACGATTCAGTGATGTCCCTCGTAAGGCCCTCTGTTCTTGGCGCAGGTTACCATGTGTACCTTGACAACTACTTCTCCAGCCCAAAATTATTCAAGGACTTATTTGATATGAAAATGGGAGCGTGTGGTACCATGAGGGAAGGCAGATTGGGCTTCCCAAGATCAGAAGAAAATGCGCTGACCAAGAAATCCCCAAGAGGATCTTTACGGTGGATAAGGGAGGGCTCCCTGCTCTTTGTGAAGTGGAAGGATGCCCGGGAAGTGTCGATGGGTACCACCATTCATCAAGCGTATGGAGGGGAGACAATAAAAAGGAAACGCAAGAATAAGGATGGCAAATGGTCTCATGAGTCAATTCCAGTACCCACCCCAATTCTAGAATACAATAAAAACATGGGAGGTGTTGACTTATCTGACCAACTGATTACTTACTTCTCAGCCCACCGCAAAACAATGAAGTGGTACCGAACATTGTTCTACCATTTTGTGGACATAGCAACTACTAACAGCTACATCATTCACAAGGATCTGTGTAAAGTGAACAAGATGCAGCCCatgacccacaaagaattcacaCAAGCGCTCGTGGCCCAGCTCTGCGAGGTGTCCATTGAGACTCAGTCCAAGCCGACGAACACTGGACATACACCTGTCCCGATCAAGCCTGTGGCAGACAAAAGCAAGAGAAGCTCTGCAGGACGAAAGCGCTGCGAACTCTGCAAGAAATCGGGACACTCCAAAGACACTCCCTGGAAGTGCAATGAGTGTGGCGTACCACTCTGTGTCATTCCAGACAGAAATTGCTTTCATGATTGGCACAACCTTGAGGGAATGGCCCCAGTTGAGTATCAGTCTTCTGACTCTTGA
- the LOC129831193 gene encoding piggyBac transposable element-derived protein 4-like isoform X1 — protein MESDTEMEDFDSSEEGSNWSDDSYLADEDFSFDYQEGVDPHEDALDWEEDSNESAGDTPPRVTPRKESQSESGVKCSDSPEEPWLPCKGSQSTRTSSVKTDEDEAPLLSTLQPDQQRSPSVNLSTKTYSPRKRVPASPSLKSKVPRLSTPRKTSHLPHRTTESDQPWKTEKHPDEGPQPLRFCPSRPPGPQVDPSAMYSPLDLFQMFFTKVTVRTLCDNTNRQAARNIGRGKKFKWIDITVKEFYKFIGLVFFTALVKTKAISDYWITNSIFSIPFPATVMNRDRYRIISWNIHMSDPDEDAVNDSKKGTPEYDRLFRLKPLMNDIRHACMSCFHPHRNLAVDERMVASKARNGLIEYIKSKPTKFGFKIFVLADSSNGYTVDYAVYIGKNTFPVGFGICHDSVMSLVRPSVLGAGYHVYLDNYFSSPKLFKDLFDMKMGACGTMREGRLGFPRSEENALTKKSPRGSLRWIREGSLLFVKWKDAREVSMGTTIHQAYGGETIKRKRKNKDGKWSHESIPVPTPILEYNKNMGGVDLSDQLITYFSAHRKTMKWYRTLFYHFVDIATTNSYIIHKDLCKVNKMQPMTHKEFTQALVAQLCEVSIETQSKPTNTGHTPVPIKPVADKSKRSSAGRKRCELCKKSGHSKDTPWKCNECGVPLCVIPDRNCFHDWHNLEGMAPVEYQSSDS, from the exons ATGGAAAGCGACACCGAGATGGAGGACTTCGATAGCAGCGAGGAGGGAAGCAATTGGTCTGATGATAGTTACCTTGCAGACGAAGACTTCAGCTTCGACTATCAGGAGGGGGTGGATCCACACGAGGACGC TCTTGATTGGGAAGAGGACTCAAATGAATCAGCAGGCGACACACCACCCAGAGTCACACCAAGGAAAGAAAGCCAATCTGAGAGCGGGGTAAAGTGTTCTGATTCTCCAGAAGAACCATGGTTACCATGCAAAGGTTCACAGTCAACAAGGACATCAAG TGTTAAAACTGATGAAGATGAAGCCCCACTGCTGAGCACCTTGCAGCCAGACCAGCAGCGTAGCCCGTCAGTGAATTTGTCAACAAAGACCTATTCTCCACGTAAAAGAGTGCCGGCCTCACCCTCATTAAAGTCCAAAGTACCACGTCTCTCAACCCCAAGAAAAACCTCTCACTTACCACACAGAACAACCGAGTCAGATCAGCCATGGAAAACGGAAAAACACCCTGATGAGGGTCCTCAACCTTTGAGATTTTGTCCAAGCAGACCTCCTGGACCTCAAGTAGATCCCTCAGCCATGTACTCACCGTTAGACTTATTTCAAATGTTTTTTACAAAAGTCACGGTCAGAACCCTCTGCGACAATACAAATAGACAAGCGGCTAGAAACATTGGTAGGGGCAAAAAGTTTAAGTGGATAGATATAACTGTGAAGGAGTTTTACAAATTCATTGGATTGGTCTTCTTTACTGCTCTGGTTAAGACAAAAGCTATCAGTGATTACTGGATAACAAACTCAATTTTCTCGATTCCGTTTCCAGCTACTGTGATGAACAGGGATAGATACAGAATCATATCATGGAACATTCACATGAGTGATCCTGATGAGGACGCTGTCAATGACAGTAAAAAGGGCACACCTGAATATGATAGGCTATTTCGGCTCAAACCACTAATGAATGACATTCGTCATGCCTGCATGTCCTGTTTCCACCCACATAGAAACCTGGCTGTAGATGAAAGGATGGTGGCATCAAAAGCAAGAAATGGGTTGATTGAATATATCAAGTCAAAGCCCACTAAATTTGGCTTTAAGATTTTTGTGTTAGCGGACTCCAGCAATGGCTATACAGTGGACTATGCTGTGTATATCGGCAAGAACACGTTTCCCGTTGGCTTTGGAATTTGTCACGATTCAGTGATGTCCCTCGTAAGGCCCTCTGTTCTTGGCGCAGGTTACCATGTGTACCTTGACAACTACTTCTCCAGCCCAAAATTATTCAAGGACTTATTTGATATGAAAATGGGAGCGTGTGGTACCATGAGGGAAGGCAGATTGGGCTTCCCAAGATCAGAAGAAAATGCGCTGACCAAGAAATCCCCAAGAGGATCTTTACGGTGGATAAGGGAGGGCTCCCTGCTCTTTGTGAAGTGGAAGGATGCCCGGGAAGTGTCGATGGGTACCACCATTCATCAAGCGTATGGAGGGGAGACAATAAAAAGGAAACGCAAGAATAAGGATGGCAAATGGTCTCATGAGTCAATTCCAGTACCCACCCCAATTCTAGAATACAATAAAAACATGGGAGGTGTTGACTTATCTGACCAACTGATTACTTACTTCTCAGCCCACCGCAAAACAATGAAGTGGTACCGAACATTGTTCTACCATTTTGTGGACATAGCAACTACTAACAGCTACATCATTCACAAGGATCTGTGTAAAGTGAACAAGATGCAGCCCatgacccacaaagaattcacaCAAGCGCTCGTGGCCCAGCTCTGCGAGGTGTCCATTGAGACTCAGTCCAAGCCGACGAACACTGGACATACACCTGTCCCGATCAAGCCTGTGGCAGACAAAAGCAAGAGAAGCTCTGCAGGACGAAAGCGCTGCGAACTCTGCAAGAAATCGGGACACTCCAAAGACACTCCCTGGAAGTGCAATGAGTGTGGCGTACCACTCTGTGTCATTCCAGACAGAAATTGCTTTCATGATTGGCACAACCTTGAGGGAATGGCCCCAGTTGAGTATCAGTCTTCTGACTCTTGA